A stretch of the Symmachiella macrocystis genome encodes the following:
- a CDS encoding CocE/NonD family hydrolase — protein sequence MRRTFVLALTAAILGITAACGAAEEPPKLQKSLHMVPMRDGTRLSTVVYRPADQKGPLPVIFIRGPYGKLPQQAAAGMCARGYVVVSQDVRGRFDSEGNDAIVFHNGGWSERRDGHDSINWITEQEWSDDNIASWGGSALGITQNMQAVDAPPALKAQWVMVAFSDMYSQGSYQGGALRQSLMKTWLKKHKFDPRSLETFLAHPKYDKFWEEVNPEARAADVHAPGIYFGGWYDIFLQGTLNSFESIHNHGGDGARGNCRLIVGPYAHGGFTELTYPDNSAIPNAPQAGDALRYFDHLTKGIDNGVENDQPVHYYVMGDPEDNTAPGNFWRSADNWPPPSQLTPFYFHQNHQLSQAPPTTDGSLEYQYDPENPVPTVGGQNLFLDRGPKDQRKIESRDDVLLFTTDTLTEPVEVSGRIRATLFVSSDCPDTDFTVKLSDVYPDGRSMLVTDGILRARHRIGFDREDFLKPGEVYELTVDLWSTSLIFNRGHKIRIAVSSSNHPRFDTNPNTGSSIRADDKTRVATNKLYLSPTRASHVTLPIFTAPATTGK from the coding sequence ATGCGACGCACATTTGTCTTAGCTTTGACCGCAGCGATTTTGGGAATAACCGCCGCTTGCGGCGCAGCTGAGGAACCGCCAAAGTTGCAAAAATCGTTGCACATGGTGCCAATGCGCGACGGAACCCGCCTGTCGACGGTCGTCTATCGACCCGCCGACCAAAAAGGGCCGCTGCCGGTTATCTTTATTCGCGGCCCCTACGGAAAACTGCCGCAACAAGCCGCGGCGGGAATGTGCGCACGCGGGTACGTGGTCGTGTCGCAAGACGTACGAGGTCGTTTTGATTCCGAAGGCAATGATGCCATCGTGTTTCACAACGGTGGTTGGAGCGAACGACGGGATGGGCATGATTCGATCAACTGGATCACCGAACAAGAATGGAGCGATGACAATATCGCCTCCTGGGGCGGCTCGGCTTTGGGGATCACGCAAAACATGCAGGCGGTCGATGCGCCTCCAGCTCTCAAAGCACAATGGGTCATGGTGGCATTCTCCGACATGTATTCACAAGGTTCCTATCAGGGAGGCGCGCTCCGCCAATCGCTGATGAAAACCTGGCTGAAGAAACATAAGTTCGACCCGCGATCATTGGAGACATTCTTAGCGCACCCCAAGTACGACAAATTTTGGGAAGAGGTCAATCCTGAAGCCCGCGCCGCGGACGTGCATGCCCCGGGAATCTATTTCGGCGGCTGGTATGACATTTTCCTGCAAGGGACTTTGAACTCGTTTGAATCGATTCACAACCATGGCGGCGACGGCGCGCGCGGCAACTGCCGCTTGATCGTAGGTCCCTACGCGCATGGAGGCTTTACGGAACTGACCTACCCGGATAACTCTGCCATCCCCAATGCCCCCCAGGCGGGCGATGCGTTGCGGTATTTTGATCACTTGACGAAGGGAATCGACAACGGCGTTGAGAACGATCAGCCGGTGCACTACTACGTGATGGGCGATCCCGAAGATAACACCGCCCCGGGGAATTTCTGGCGTTCCGCCGACAATTGGCCACCGCCTTCGCAACTGACACCATTTTACTTCCATCAGAACCACCAACTCTCGCAAGCCCCCCCGACGACCGACGGTAGTTTGGAGTACCAATACGATCCGGAGAATCCCGTCCCGACGGTCGGCGGCCAAAACCTGTTCCTGGATCGGGGCCCTAAAGACCAGCGAAAAATTGAAAGCCGCGACGACGTGTTGCTGTTCACCACCGACACGCTCACCGAACCGGTAGAAGTCAGCGGACGGATTCGGGCCACCCTGTTTGTGTCCTCTGACTGTCCCGACACCGATTTCACAGTCAAGCTGTCGGATGTTTATCCCGATGGACGCTCAATGCTGGTGACCGACGGCATCCTGCGTGCGCGGCATCGCATCGGTTTTGATCGTGAGGATTTTCTCAAACCGGGCGAGGTTTATGAACTGACCGTGGATCTGTGGAGCACCTCGCTGATCTTCAATCGCGGACACAAAATCCGGATCGCGGTCTCTTCATCGAATCACCCCCGCTTTGACACCAATCCCAATACCGGCAGCTCCATCCGTGCCGATGACAAAACCCGCGTCGCCACGAACAAACTGTACCTCTCACCAACACGCGCCTCTCACGTGACCCTGCCGATTTTTACCGCACCCGCAACGACTGGAAAATAG
- a CDS encoding DUF1501 domain-containing protein — MLRVLGSPISILGQRKPSNITRRELLHAGGLAAAGLSLPQLLASQKLAAASTTPQGIGFGSAKRCLFLYLYGAPSQLETVDMKPHAPVEIRGTMKPIPSVVPGLDVCEHLPEMAKIMDRVTVVRSVTHAHPVHGVAFATTGIPSIETAMELSPYDQRHHPYVGSVVEYFERQKKQGQATGIPDNLALPFPFSSQRVGEVARAGPYASYLGASYNPIYTEYTGKATRSVVKTLADRKIDCHDPYVGCDLESHFKLATTKPLPEVKLDRLNRRRTLLEQFDASRNQIDMGSNALAMSQYQDMAFSLITSREVSSALDVRSEPQATRDLYGMTLFGQSCLAGRRMLEAGTKLVSVFWDEYGLAGDAWDTHWNHYPRMLDQLLPPFDRAYSGLILDLEQRGMLDDTLVVCLSEHGRTPKLSTGRGGGRDHWSRAYSVMFAGGGIARGNVVGATDRHAGDPIDRPVGPKDLLATIYHALGIDPHATLTNRGNRQIPLVPESADYVPEMFG; from the coding sequence ATGCTGCGGGTTCTCGGATCACCGATTTCGATTTTGGGCCAACGCAAGCCTTCAAACATCACGCGACGGGAATTGTTGCATGCCGGCGGTCTCGCAGCGGCGGGGCTCTCGTTGCCGCAACTGCTCGCCTCGCAAAAACTAGCTGCGGCGTCTACCACACCGCAGGGCATTGGATTCGGGTCCGCCAAACGTTGCCTATTCCTGTACCTTTACGGGGCGCCCAGCCAGCTAGAGACCGTGGACATGAAGCCCCACGCCCCGGTCGAAATTCGCGGGACGATGAAGCCGATCCCGTCTGTCGTGCCGGGTCTCGACGTCTGCGAGCATCTGCCGGAGATGGCCAAAATCATGGACCGCGTGACGGTCGTCCGGTCGGTAACACACGCCCATCCCGTACACGGCGTCGCATTCGCCACGACGGGGATTCCTTCGATCGAAACGGCGATGGAACTCAGCCCATACGATCAACGGCACCATCCCTACGTTGGCTCGGTCGTCGAATATTTCGAGCGGCAAAAAAAGCAGGGCCAGGCAACGGGCATTCCCGATAACTTAGCGCTGCCGTTTCCCTTTAGCAGTCAACGCGTCGGCGAAGTCGCCCGCGCGGGCCCTTATGCCTCGTATCTCGGCGCCAGCTACAACCCGATCTACACCGAATATACAGGCAAGGCAACGCGGTCGGTGGTCAAGACGTTGGCGGATCGAAAAATCGATTGTCACGATCCCTATGTCGGTTGCGATTTGGAGAGCCATTTCAAACTGGCCACCACGAAACCGTTGCCCGAGGTGAAACTGGATCGGCTGAATCGCCGTCGCACTCTCTTGGAGCAATTCGACGCCTCGCGCAATCAAATCGACATGGGCAGCAATGCGTTGGCCATGTCGCAATACCAGGATATGGCGTTTTCGTTGATCACGTCGCGCGAAGTTTCCAGTGCGTTGGATGTCCGCAGCGAACCGCAAGCGACGCGCGACCTGTACGGCATGACATTGTTCGGCCAATCTTGCCTCGCCGGACGACGGATGTTGGAAGCCGGCACCAAGTTGGTCAGCGTGTTTTGGGACGAGTACGGTTTGGCCGGCGACGCCTGGGATACACACTGGAATCACTACCCACGGATGTTGGATCAACTTTTACCGCCATTTGACCGTGCGTATTCCGGACTGATTTTGGATCTGGAACAGCGGGGCATGTTGGACGACACGTTGGTGGTTTGCCTCAGCGAGCATGGCCGCACACCCAAATTGAGCACCGGCCGAGGAGGGGGGCGTGATCACTGGTCACGCGCCTATTCGGTAATGTTTGCCGGTGGTGGAATCGCGCGGGGGAATGTCGTCGGTGCGACCGACCGGCACGCCGGTGATCCGATTGACCGGCCCGTCGGCCCCAAGGACTTGCTCGCCACGATCTACCACGCACTGGGCATCGATCCGCACGCCACGCTGACCAACCGCGGCAACCGCCAAATCCCCTTGGTCCCCGAATCGGCCGATTACGTGCCGGAAATGTTTGGGTGA
- a CDS encoding PVC-type heme-binding CxxCH protein, with protein sequence MTRRRSKLITCGLLLAAVSLCGSRLLLNADEPPALAEVLPRIQPTPANKALKTFRLLNGFRLELLASEPLVTDPVAMQYDENGKAYVVEMSDYPYTGTDKDVAWQEQTSLPIGRVRTLEDTDGDGRFDKSVIFAEDLSWPTGLAFWKGGVFVTATPDVWYLKDTDGDGKADVRRKVFTGFRKFNVQAVMNNLAWGLDHKIYAAGSSNGGNIRPGDEPSAQPIPLRRNDFRLDPVDDAFEVISGGARFGNSFDDFGNRFICNIRNPAQHIVLQRRYLARNPFLAVQQAVNDAAIAGDAVEVFRISPPEPWRVINAKRLAADTNRKSPRSESVATGFVTSSSGITIYRGAAYPEEFYGNAFIAEVAGNLVMHYRLNAAGPTFVAQRANQDVEFLASTDNWFRPVNFVNAPDGTLHVLDMYRETIEHPWSIPDDIKAHLDLESGRDRGRIYRLAPPQYPPGHDINRRPQLGTATTAQLVAELENPNSWWRETAHRLIYERQEKAAIDPLRNMLRESSKPLARLHALWSLNGLEALTEDDLMQGLTDASPRVREQAVLLAENRLKTSPKLLTQVLAVADDDDARVRFQTALSLGEAETDPRITAALERIARRDVEDPWTRAAVLASLSGQEITVLVDLLADPDFAAGNGTPLIAQLAEIIGARNRPDEVRRLLAALSKETGSAADSVSLNTVASLGSGLKRARAGLGDYRKDKNEPASELIARLFDDAEKIAVLDDATVEQRIQAVRLLGYGEFEQVKPVLEQLIDPRQPLSLQMAAVQTLSGFVNPQITGILLERFTQLTPSVRNEVVGALSSRSERIGPLLDALEQGHIPLAQIPPIRRGLLLRNRDAKIKARAEKLFANDKPSPRHEVIAAYQTALSLPADSKRGEAVFRNQCTTCHRLGDQGHDVGMNLATIKNRTAGEILVHVLDPNREVSPNFLDYIVVTDDGRTTTGIIANETATSITLRRAEGQQETILRQNIDEITSSGVSLMPEGLEKKISPQQMADLLEFLVGLPKK encoded by the coding sequence ATGACACGTCGACGTTCGAAACTGATCACCTGCGGCCTGCTGTTGGCCGCCGTGTCATTGTGCGGAAGCAGATTATTACTAAACGCCGATGAACCGCCGGCACTGGCCGAGGTGTTGCCACGGATCCAACCCACGCCAGCGAATAAGGCGCTAAAAACCTTTCGCTTGCTGAACGGGTTTCGCCTGGAACTGCTGGCGTCCGAACCGCTCGTCACCGATCCCGTCGCCATGCAATACGACGAAAACGGGAAGGCCTACGTCGTCGAGATGAGCGACTACCCGTATACCGGCACCGACAAAGATGTCGCTTGGCAGGAACAAACGTCATTGCCGATCGGCCGCGTGCGAACCTTGGAAGATACCGACGGTGACGGTCGGTTCGACAAGAGTGTGATTTTCGCCGAAGACCTCTCCTGGCCGACTGGATTGGCATTTTGGAAAGGGGGCGTGTTCGTCACCGCGACACCGGATGTGTGGTACTTGAAGGACACCGACGGCGATGGTAAGGCCGATGTTCGTCGTAAGGTGTTCACTGGTTTTCGCAAATTCAATGTGCAAGCGGTCATGAACAATCTCGCCTGGGGGTTGGACCACAAGATCTACGCTGCCGGTTCGAGCAATGGCGGCAATATTCGGCCGGGGGACGAACCATCGGCCCAACCAATACCACTGCGTCGCAATGATTTTCGACTCGATCCCGTAGACGATGCCTTCGAGGTGATTTCGGGCGGAGCGCGGTTTGGCAACAGCTTTGATGATTTCGGCAACCGTTTTATCTGCAACATTCGCAATCCCGCGCAGCACATTGTGTTGCAGCGGCGTTATCTGGCACGGAATCCGTTTCTCGCCGTCCAACAGGCGGTCAACGATGCCGCGATTGCCGGCGATGCCGTCGAGGTATTTCGCATCAGCCCGCCTGAACCGTGGCGGGTGATCAATGCAAAACGTCTGGCCGCTGATACCAATCGCAAAAGCCCCCGCAGCGAAAGCGTTGCCACCGGGTTTGTGACCTCCTCCAGCGGTATCACCATTTACCGGGGAGCCGCCTATCCCGAGGAGTTTTACGGAAACGCCTTCATCGCCGAAGTCGCCGGCAATCTGGTCATGCATTACCGTCTCAATGCAGCGGGCCCAACGTTTGTTGCCCAGCGCGCCAATCAAGACGTCGAGTTTTTAGCATCGACCGACAACTGGTTCCGGCCAGTGAATTTCGTCAATGCCCCCGATGGCACCTTGCATGTGCTCGACATGTATCGGGAAACGATCGAGCATCCCTGGTCGATTCCCGACGATATCAAAGCTCATCTCGACCTAGAGAGTGGACGCGATCGCGGACGGATTTATCGCCTTGCTCCCCCCCAGTACCCGCCGGGTCACGACATCAACCGGCGGCCGCAACTGGGGACTGCGACGACGGCGCAGTTGGTGGCTGAGTTGGAGAATCCCAATTCCTGGTGGCGGGAAACGGCGCACCGGCTGATTTATGAACGTCAAGAAAAGGCTGCCATCGACCCGCTTCGCAACATGCTCAGAGAAAGCTCAAAACCACTCGCCCGCTTGCACGCACTGTGGTCACTGAACGGTTTAGAGGCGCTGACCGAAGACGACCTCATGCAAGGATTAACCGACGCTTCACCCCGCGTACGCGAGCAAGCGGTGCTGCTGGCAGAGAATCGATTGAAAACTTCGCCGAAACTACTCACACAAGTCTTGGCCGTTGCCGACGATGATGACGCTCGCGTCCGCTTTCAGACGGCGCTGTCATTAGGAGAAGCGGAAACCGATCCCCGCATCACTGCCGCATTAGAGCGTATCGCGAGACGCGATGTCGAAGACCCATGGACGCGCGCAGCGGTGCTGGCGTCGCTATCCGGCCAGGAAATTACCGTACTGGTCGACCTGCTAGCCGATCCTGATTTTGCTGCCGGCAATGGCACGCCGTTGATTGCACAACTCGCTGAAATCATCGGCGCCCGCAATCGTCCCGACGAGGTCCGCCGTCTATTGGCCGCATTGTCGAAGGAAACTGGTTCGGCCGCCGATTCCGTTTCTCTCAACACGGTCGCGTCGCTGGGCAGCGGCCTGAAACGGGCGCGTGCTGGATTGGGAGACTACAGGAAAGATAAAAACGAACCAGCCAGCGAACTGATTGCGCGACTGTTCGACGATGCGGAAAAAATTGCGGTCCTCGATGATGCGACGGTCGAACAACGCATTCAGGCCGTGCGGCTGTTGGGTTATGGTGAGTTCGAACAAGTCAAACCGGTGCTGGAGCAGTTGATCGACCCGCGGCAACCTTTGTCGCTGCAGATGGCAGCGGTGCAGACGTTGTCCGGTTTTGTCAATCCGCAAATCACCGGCATTTTGCTGGAACGTTTTACGCAGCTGACTCCATCGGTCCGCAATGAAGTCGTCGGTGCGCTTTCCTCCCGCTCAGAACGCATTGGCCCGTTGCTGGACGCTTTGGAGCAAGGCCACATACCGCTGGCGCAGATCCCGCCGATTCGCCGTGGTTTGCTGCTGAGAAATCGTGATGCAAAGATCAAGGCTCGCGCCGAAAAGTTATTCGCCAATGACAAACCCAGTCCACGGCACGAAGTGATTGCCGCCTACCAAACCGCTCTCAGCTTGCCGGCGGACAGCAAACGGGGCGAGGCGGTTTTTCGCAACCAGTGCACCACCTGTCATCGCCTGGGAGACCAAGGGCATGATGTGGGAATGAATTTGGCAACCATCAAAAACCGGACGGCAGGAGAGATCTTGGTGCACGTGCTCGATCCCAATCGCGAGGTCTCGCCAAACTTTTTGGATTACATCGTCGTCACCGATGATGGGCGGACCACCACGGGCATCATCGCCAACGAAACCGCCACCAGCATCACCCTCCGCCGCGCCGAAGGGCAACAGGAAACCATCCTGCGGCAAAATATCGACGAGATCACCAGCTCCGGCGTCTCCTTGATGCCCGAAGGTCTGGAGAAAAAAATCTCGCCGCAACAAATGGCCGACTTGTTGGAGTTTTTAGTCGGACTACCCAAGAAATAA
- a CDS encoding sugar ABC transporter ATP-binding protein, protein MTAPLLHMTGISKRFGATQALSDVTIDVRAGRVTALIGENGAGKSTLMKVLSGAHRTDSGTMTLAGKPYAPQGPHDARLAGVSMIYQELNLAPELSIEDNIMLGQERKRRGLLDRPAQRRMVRDALELLGHADLRPDIPVHSLSIAMQQLVEIARALVIDAKVIVFDEPTSSLTRHDVEHLFGVIRKLKASGIGVVYISHFLEEIREVCDDYAVLRDGRSVGQGSLSGTTDDDIVSLMVGRSVEELFPSVPHEPGEVILSLDNLSGKVSPQEVSLQLRRGEILGIAGLVGAGRTELLRCLFGLDAVTSGKINIGGVTPSHSPAARIRAGLGLVSEDRKVEGLAQSRSIADNATYSRLQSYSRFGWLNLSRRREAMQHWMKRLNIKARSQDQAVQDLSGGNQQKVAIARVLHQNADVLLLDEPTRGIDVGTKAEIYRLMGEAAAAGKAVIFVSSYLTELLAVCDRVGVMSRGRLREIRNVADWTEEDVMSQAVSG, encoded by the coding sequence ATGACCGCACCGTTATTACACATGACCGGCATCTCCAAACGGTTTGGAGCGACGCAGGCGCTGAGCGATGTGACCATTGATGTCCGTGCGGGGCGGGTGACGGCCTTGATTGGCGAGAATGGCGCCGGCAAAAGCACATTGATGAAGGTGCTCAGCGGCGCGCATCGCACGGACTCCGGAACAATGACTTTGGCCGGCAAACCGTATGCTCCGCAGGGACCGCACGATGCGCGACTGGCGGGGGTGAGCATGATCTACCAGGAACTCAACCTGGCGCCCGAATTGAGCATCGAAGACAACATCATGCTCGGCCAAGAGCGGAAGCGGCGCGGTCTGCTCGATCGTCCCGCACAACGACGCATGGTGCGTGATGCGTTGGAGTTGTTGGGACATGCGGATTTGCGGCCTGATATTCCGGTTCACAGTCTTTCGATTGCGATGCAACAACTTGTCGAAATCGCGCGGGCCTTGGTCATCGACGCCAAGGTGATTGTCTTTGATGAACCGACTAGTTCGCTCACGCGGCACGACGTGGAACATCTGTTCGGCGTGATTCGCAAACTCAAAGCGTCGGGGATTGGTGTTGTTTATATCAGCCATTTTCTTGAAGAAATTCGCGAGGTCTGCGACGACTATGCAGTCCTGCGTGATGGCCGTTCGGTGGGACAAGGATCCCTGTCCGGCACAACGGATGACGATATTGTTTCGCTGATGGTGGGACGCAGCGTGGAGGAATTATTCCCCTCCGTGCCGCACGAACCGGGCGAGGTCATTTTGTCACTCGACAATTTGAGCGGAAAGGTAAGTCCCCAGGAGGTATCGCTGCAGTTGCGGCGGGGGGAGATTCTGGGAATCGCGGGACTGGTGGGAGCGGGGCGGACGGAGTTGTTGCGGTGTTTGTTTGGACTGGATGCGGTCACCAGCGGCAAGATAAATATTGGCGGTGTAACGCCCTCGCACTCTCCGGCAGCGCGGATCCGCGCGGGATTGGGACTTGTTTCTGAGGATCGCAAAGTCGAGGGATTGGCGCAAAGCCGCTCGATCGCCGACAATGCGACCTACAGTCGACTACAATCATACAGCCGCTTTGGCTGGTTGAACCTGTCCCGCCGCCGCGAAGCGATGCAGCACTGGATGAAGCGATTGAACATCAAAGCCCGCTCGCAAGATCAAGCAGTGCAGGATCTGTCAGGTGGCAACCAACAAAAAGTCGCCATCGCCCGCGTACTACACCAGAACGCCGACGTATTGTTGCTGGACGAACCAACCCGCGGCATCGATGTCGGCACCAAAGCGGAGATCTACCGCCTGATGGGCGAAGCCGCCGCAGCAGGCAAAGCGGTGATTTTTGTCAGTTCCTACCTCACCGAATTGCTAGCCGTGTGCGACCGCGTCGGCGTGATGTCCCGCGGCCGGCTGCGCGAAATCCGTAACGTGGCCGATTGGACCGAAGAAGACGTGATGAGCCAAGCGGTCAGCGGGTGA
- the hemQ gene encoding hydrogen peroxide-dependent heme synthase yields MNRPSRPGSAPQPEPTILMSDGWHCLHLYYIVDQNVLADFDEEERAEGRRELAEILNPDREGAPKRLVTSIVSGHKADLGLMILDPDPLVIDSIQHQIRSSTFGTALEAAYSFVSITEVSEYVPTLEQYGQRLVAEGTAADSPEYGAKLKAYEQREVAMRKQRLFPEIPPWPVMSFYPMNKIRDPHANWYTLPYSRRMEMMTEHGRSGMMFAGKVTQLITASTGLDDFEWGVTLWGRSPEFIKEIVYTMRFDEASAKYAEFGPFYISYIMSPEEAMTHLVL; encoded by the coding sequence GTGAATCGTCCTTCTCGTCCTGGTTCTGCTCCGCAACCCGAACCGACCATCCTGATGAGCGATGGCTGGCATTGCCTGCATTTGTATTACATCGTCGATCAAAACGTATTGGCAGACTTTGACGAAGAAGAACGCGCCGAAGGCCGCCGCGAATTGGCGGAAATCCTCAATCCCGATCGCGAGGGGGCGCCAAAACGGTTGGTCACGTCGATTGTTTCCGGCCACAAAGCGGACCTGGGCTTGATGATCCTCGATCCCGACCCGTTGGTGATCGATTCCATCCAACACCAGATCCGCAGCTCGACGTTCGGCACGGCCCTGGAAGCAGCGTATTCGTTCGTTTCCATCACGGAAGTTTCGGAATACGTTCCCACGCTCGAACAATATGGTCAGCGACTGGTTGCCGAAGGAACAGCGGCGGACAGTCCCGAATATGGGGCAAAGCTCAAAGCCTATGAGCAACGCGAAGTCGCCATGCGCAAGCAACGACTGTTTCCGGAGATTCCGCCCTGGCCGGTGATGTCGTTCTATCCGATGAACAAAATCCGCGACCCGCACGCCAATTGGTACACGCTCCCCTATAGCCGTCGCATGGAGATGATGACCGAGCATGGCCGCAGTGGAATGATGTTCGCTGGTAAGGTGACACAACTTATCACCGCTTCAACCGGATTGGACGACTTCGAATGGGGCGTCACGCTGTGGGGCCGCTCACCGGAATTTATCAAAGAGATCGTCTATACCATGCGGTTCGATGAAGCCTCAGCCAAGTACGCCGAATTCGGCCCGTTTTACATCAGCTACATCATGTCGCCCGAAGAAGCGATGACGCACTTGGTGTTGTAA
- a CDS encoding amidohydrolase family protein, protein MPMSQSHPNEMHRGVTRRECLAFGALAALGMSWSERVRGDETSESPVIWDNHCHLSGVEGKTPTERMANLLKFADRLGISRLVVYMGWPFQTDPSAEELRRQNDQVLAAIKGSEERALAYAYVSPNHVEMSLSEMRRCIENGPMVGIKLWVARKCDDEALDAIIELATELNAVVFQHTWIKTTGNLPGESTPDDLTALAARHPDAQFICGHAGGNWEQGIRAVRPFPNVSLGTAGSDPTAGLVEMAVRELGAERVIYGSDAGGRSFASQLGKIYSAVLTNAQRQLILSGNLKRLLTPILKTKGRAN, encoded by the coding sequence ATGCCTATGTCACAATCCCACCCAAACGAGATGCACCGTGGCGTAACGCGGCGGGAATGCTTGGCATTCGGGGCGCTAGCAGCGCTGGGGATGTCGTGGAGTGAACGTGTCCGTGGCGACGAAACCTCTGAGTCGCCGGTGATCTGGGACAATCATTGCCATCTTTCCGGGGTTGAGGGGAAGACGCCGACGGAGCGGATGGCCAATCTGCTGAAATTCGCCGACCGTTTGGGCATATCACGGCTGGTCGTCTACATGGGGTGGCCGTTTCAGACCGATCCATCGGCCGAAGAACTTCGCCGGCAAAACGATCAAGTCTTGGCAGCCATCAAAGGCTCCGAGGAACGAGCGTTGGCCTATGCCTATGTCAGCCCCAACCATGTCGAGATGAGCCTCAGCGAAATGCGGCGCTGCATCGAGAATGGTCCGATGGTGGGCATCAAACTGTGGGTGGCGCGGAAGTGCGATGACGAGGCGCTGGATGCGATCATTGAATTGGCCACTGAGCTGAACGCCGTCGTGTTTCAGCACACCTGGATCAAGACCACCGGGAACCTCCCGGGTGAATCGACACCGGACGATCTGACGGCGCTGGCGGCGCGGCATCCCGATGCACAGTTTATTTGTGGACACGCGGGGGGCAATTGGGAGCAGGGGATTCGGGCGGTACGACCCTTTCCCAATGTTTCGCTCGGTACGGCTGGCAGTGATCCCACAGCGGGACTGGTAGAGATGGCGGTCCGTGAATTGGGGGCGGAGCGGGTGATTTATGGTAGCGACGCCGGCGGTCGGAGTTTTGCTTCGCAACTCGGAAAAATCTACAGCGCGGTCCTCACCAACGCGCAGCGGCAATTGATTCTCAGCGGCAACCTTAAGCGACTGCTGACCCCCATCCTGAAAACCAAGGGGCGTGCGAATTGA
- a CDS encoding amidohydrolase family protein — MKNALVDTNVNLSRWPFRRLPGDETRQLVAMLRRQGVTQAWAGSFDGLLHHDIAGVNQRLVDDCRTNGDGLLLPFGSVNPTLPDWQEDLRRCAEDYRMPGIRLHPNYHGYKLDDPRFARLLNLATERGLIVQLALSMEDERTQHPLLQVPHVDPAPLVGLLEKLPKLRLVMLNTFRSLPLTKIDQLAAAENIYFEIAMLEGAGGIEKLLKKVPLRRVLFGSHFPFFNFDAALLKLKESELGWFQLKAICEDNPHRLLAKTE; from the coding sequence TTGAAGAACGCTCTGGTCGATACAAATGTGAACCTGTCGCGCTGGCCGTTCCGCCGGTTGCCGGGCGATGAGACGCGGCAGCTGGTCGCCATGCTGCGACGCCAAGGAGTGACACAAGCCTGGGCCGGCAGTTTTGACGGATTGCTGCATCACGATATCGCCGGTGTGAATCAACGGCTTGTAGACGATTGCCGTACGAACGGTGACGGACTGTTATTGCCATTCGGTTCGGTTAATCCCACGCTGCCCGATTGGCAAGAGGATCTGCGGCGCTGTGCTGAGGATTATCGAATGCCGGGGATCCGTTTGCATCCCAACTATCACGGTTACAAACTCGATGACCCACGGTTCGCGCGATTGTTGAACCTAGCCACGGAACGGGGATTGATTGTCCAATTGGCACTCAGCATGGAAGACGAACGGACGCAACATCCCTTGCTGCAAGTTCCGCACGTCGATCCCGCTCCGCTGGTGGGGCTCTTGGAGAAACTGCCGAAATTGCGGTTGGTCATGCTCAATACCTTTCGCAGTTTGCCGCTCACAAAAATCGACCAACTGGCAGCGGCGGAAAATATTTATTTCGAAATCGCCATGCTGGAAGGTGCGGGTGGGATCGAAAAACTGCTCAAAAAAGTTCCGTTGCGTCGCGTGTTGTTTGGCTCGCATTTTCCCTTTTTCAATTTTGACGCCGCCCTGCTCAAACTCAAAGAATCGGAATTGGGTTGGTTTCAACTCAAGGCGATCTGCGAGGACAATCCGCACAGGTTGCTGGCGAAAACGGAATAA
- a CDS encoding HAD family hydrolase, with the protein MYVCLFDIDGTLIHSAGAGLAALRTAMLTVYNCDASKTEVVTTGRTDRAIVEELFELHDVERSDENWEVYLAAYLEHLPISLAECKGRVLPGIPELLATLAARDDVTLGLLTGNSHPAAQHKLGHYGLNDHFTFGGFGADHTDRDDVARLALAEVHTRFDNRITPDRIFVIGDTPLDIRCARAIGAQAIAVATGTHDVDALREAKPDLLVQDFADAAPFLELLVTA; encoded by the coding sequence ATGTACGTTTGTTTGTTCGATATCGATGGCACGTTGATCCATTCTGCCGGAGCAGGCCTTGCTGCCCTGCGGACGGCGATGCTGACCGTGTACAATTGCGATGCCTCAAAGACCGAAGTCGTCACGACCGGCCGCACGGATCGTGCGATTGTCGAGGAACTGTTCGAACTGCACGACGTCGAGCGGAGCGATGAAAATTGGGAGGTCTACCTCGCCGCCTATTTAGAACATCTGCCGATTTCATTGGCCGAGTGCAAGGGACGCGTCTTGCCCGGCATTCCGGAATTGTTGGCCACGCTCGCCGCCCGGGACGACGTGACGTTGGGGCTGTTAACCGGCAATTCCCACCCGGCAGCGCAGCACAAATTAGGGCACTACGGGCTCAATGACCATTTCACGTTTGGTGGGTTCGGCGCCGACCATACCGATCGCGATGATGTGGCCCGCTTGGCACTGGCCGAAGTGCACACTCGTTTCGACAACCGCATCACACCGGACCGAATCTTCGTCATCGGCGATACGCCGCTCGACATCCGCTGCGCGCGAGCGATCGGCGCTCAAGCCATCGCCGTAGCCACCGGCACGCACGATGTGGATGCACTACGCGAGGCAAAACCCGATTTGTTGGTGCAAGATTTCGCGGACGCGGCGCCGTTTTTGGAATTGTTGGTTACGGCGTAA